A genomic window from Clostridium aceticum includes:
- a CDS encoding extracellular solute-binding protein produces MSLKKSKSFLIVSFVLVLMMIFVGCAGSPQEAPPAEETPQDAAPQVANTNLLLSTTTSTENSGLLDAILPVFEKETGIEVKVVAVGTGQALQMGKDGEADVLLVHAKASEEEFVAEGHGVERFEVMYNDFVLLGPDSDPAGVLASASNDILKAFQLVYDNQAPFVSRGDDSGTHKMELELWKELGLEPSGNWYVEAGQGMGAVIQMTDEMVGYTLTDRATYLSMKNNLELQVVTEGDTKLFNQYGIIAVNPDKNDKINFEAAEVFIDWMLSEKGQQLIGEFGKAEYGEPLFIPNAK; encoded by the coding sequence ATGAGTTTAAAGAAAAGTAAGTCTTTTTTAATTGTAAGTTTTGTGTTAGTATTAATGATGATATTTGTTGGGTGTGCAGGCTCACCACAGGAGGCTCCACCTGCTGAGGAAACACCACAAGATGCTGCACCACAGGTGGCAAACACTAATCTTCTTTTATCTACAACCACTAGTACAGAGAATAGTGGTCTATTAGATGCTATTTTACCAGTATTCGAAAAAGAAACAGGTATAGAAGTAAAGGTGGTAGCAGTAGGAACTGGTCAAGCCCTTCAAATGGGTAAAGATGGCGAAGCAGATGTATTATTGGTACATGCTAAGGCTTCTGAGGAGGAGTTTGTTGCAGAAGGTCATGGTGTGGAAAGATTTGAAGTAATGTACAATGATTTTGTATTACTTGGTCCTGACAGTGATCCGGCTGGGGTTTTAGCTAGTGCTTCTAACGATATATTAAAAGCTTTTCAACTAGTCTATGATAACCAAGCTCCTTTTGTTTCTAGAGGCGATGATTCTGGTACCCATAAAATGGAACTAGAACTTTGGAAGGAATTAGGTCTTGAACCTTCTGGTAATTGGTACGTAGAAGCTGGACAAGGTATGGGAGCTGTTATTCAAATGACAGATGAAATGGTGGGTTACACCCTTACTGACAGAGCAACTTATTTATCTATGAAAAATAACTTGGAATTACAGGTTGTAACTGAAGGAGATACAAAACTATTTAACCAATATGGCATTATCGCTGTAAATCCTGATAAAAATGATAAAATTAACTTTGAAGCTGCTGAGGTATTTATAGATTGGATGCTATCTGAAAAAGGACAACAGCTTATTGGAGAGTTTGGTAAAGCTGAATATGGCGAACCACTGTTTATACCAAATGCTAAGTAA
- a CDS encoding FecCD family ABC transporter permease, giving the protein MENVRNKQYPILLTGLMWALVGLCLMALSLGRYSMNPADVMRVVIEKATNSSPADAAMHDVLFVIRIPRVIAAILVGGSLSLSGAVYQGVFKNPLVSPDLLGVSSGACVGAAMAILLLDGGMVMIQFSAFAVGMLAVGMSIGITRLLRNDSNMALVLAGIITGGFMSSLLGILKYIADPQTQLAEIVFWQMGSVASVNQGQIVAVSPLFFICGGLLLALSWRINILSFGEEEAKTLGMNVGLYRGLTIVCASLLTANAVSISGTIGWIGLVIPHLGRLLAGADNTKLLPITILLGGLFMLFIDTLSRAATSVEIPLSILTGLIGAPFYAWLLWKQRTGAG; this is encoded by the coding sequence ATGGAAAACGTACGAAATAAGCAGTATCCTATACTTCTAACAGGACTGATGTGGGCATTGGTAGGACTCTGCTTGATGGCATTGAGCCTAGGACGGTACAGTATGAATCCTGCAGATGTTATGCGAGTAGTGATAGAAAAAGCAACAAATTCGTCTCCTGCTGATGCAGCAATGCATGATGTATTGTTTGTTATCCGTATTCCGCGTGTAATAGCAGCCATATTGGTGGGTGGGTCGCTTTCCCTTTCGGGAGCAGTTTATCAAGGGGTTTTTAAAAATCCTTTGGTTTCCCCTGATCTACTAGGAGTGTCATCAGGAGCCTGCGTTGGAGCAGCAATGGCTATTTTGCTATTAGATGGTGGCATGGTCATGATACAGTTCTCCGCCTTTGCGGTAGGCATGCTTGCTGTTGGTATGAGCATTGGGATCACTCGTTTGTTGCGTAATGACAGCAACATGGCACTGGTACTGGCAGGGATCATTACTGGTGGTTTTATGTCTTCCCTTTTGGGGATATTGAAATATATTGCTGATCCGCAAACACAGTTGGCAGAGATTGTTTTTTGGCAAATGGGTAGTGTTGCATCGGTAAATCAAGGACAAATCGTGGCGGTCTCCCCATTGTTTTTTATCTGTGGAGGGTTGCTGCTTGCCCTGAGTTGGAGAATTAACATTCTTTCTTTTGGGGAGGAGGAAGCTAAAACCTTGGGGATGAATGTAGGGCTATATCGGGGACTGACGATTGTTTGTGCAAGTTTACTTACAGCCAATGCAGTCAGCATTAGTGGTACCATTGGTTGGATTGGCTTGGTGATTCCTCATTTGGGGCGGTTATTGGCTGGTGCTGATAATACAAAGCTGCTGCCCATCACCATACTGCTAGGGGGCTTATTTATGCTATTTATCGATACACTCTCTCGGGCAGCAACATCAGTGGAAATTCCTCTGAGCATCCTTACAGGGTTGATTGGAGCACCATTTTATGCATGGCTACTATGGAAACAAAGGACGGGTGCAGGATGA
- a CDS encoding Rossmann-like domain-containing protein produces the protein MLIASVLRTAEPYLQGRKVKDLVVGVSLIAVELDNGDIGISYVLRDELQAGCSIFPFGQQVIGEKAADIAQWVVTGGDSLQKAIGMAVLVAASRQQKLEDAETLDRPFGITVKDTDTVGMIGFIPPVAKMIGARAKKLYVFDKGISQCGGKKGSVLPMEEQSRLLPTCDIVALSGTTMINGSIDGILEMCEDAREIIMIGASTPMFPPAFTNSKITILAGSWWDNQHKDNIFKKISLASGISELSSYAIKKSVRVFS, from the coding sequence ATGTTGATAGCATCAGTTTTAAGAACAGCAGAACCCTATTTACAAGGTAGAAAAGTGAAGGATTTGGTGGTAGGTGTCTCTTTGATAGCTGTAGAATTGGACAACGGCGACATAGGCATATCTTATGTTCTTAGAGATGAATTGCAGGCAGGTTGTTCTATCTTTCCCTTTGGACAGCAGGTGATTGGAGAAAAGGCTGCTGACATTGCCCAATGGGTGGTGACAGGTGGCGACAGTCTACAAAAAGCTATTGGAATGGCGGTACTGGTGGCAGCATCAAGACAGCAGAAGCTGGAGGATGCTGAAACACTGGATAGACCCTTTGGTATTACTGTAAAGGATACAGATACGGTTGGTATGATTGGTTTTATACCACCTGTGGCTAAGATGATAGGTGCTCGGGCAAAGAAACTGTATGTTTTTGATAAAGGCATATCTCAGTGTGGTGGAAAAAAAGGCAGTGTCCTACCGATGGAGGAACAGTCTCGCTTACTTCCCACCTGCGATATTGTAGCCCTCAGTGGAACAACTATGATTAACGGTTCTATTGATGGAATCTTAGAGATGTGTGAAGATGCACGAGAAATTATTATGATTGGTGCATCGACGCCAATGTTTCCCCCAGCCTTTACAAATAGCAAAATTACGATACTTGCAGGCTCATGGTGGGATAACCAACACAAAGATAATATTTTCAAAAAGATTTCCTTAGCTTCTGGCATTTCTGAACTTAGTTCATATGCTATCAAAAAATCTGTAAGGGTATTTTCATAA
- a CDS encoding phosphate ABC transporter ATP-binding protein, whose translation MDLTSKDLTKSYKERKVLDIDALHIESGAFLGIIGPNGAGKSTLVKILAGLDTPTTGVVKYDGVPLNTRIHQKMTMVFQKPYLLRTSVFNNIAYPLKIRKVNKNKIQQQVDDLIEEMDIQHIRNQNAWTLSGGEAQKVALARAIIFQPSLLILDEPTASIDPASTLVLEKTVKNFYNKTKATIIIVTHNLQQAKRLCDDVAFMHKGKILEYGKTEDVILFSKNHLIRQFVEGEIIL comes from the coding sequence ATGGATCTTACAAGCAAAGATTTGACAAAGTCCTATAAAGAAAGAAAGGTTTTAGACATAGATGCTCTTCATATAGAAAGTGGAGCTTTTTTGGGGATTATCGGGCCCAATGGAGCTGGTAAGAGTACTTTGGTAAAGATTTTAGCTGGACTTGATACGCCAACCACTGGTGTAGTTAAATACGATGGAGTTCCTTTGAATACTAGGATTCATCAAAAGATGACGATGGTATTTCAAAAACCTTATTTATTGAGGACTTCTGTTTTCAATAACATTGCTTATCCTTTAAAAATTAGAAAAGTAAATAAAAACAAGATTCAACAGCAGGTAGATGATTTAATAGAAGAAATGGATATACAACATATAAGAAATCAAAATGCTTGGACCCTTTCTGGAGGAGAAGCACAAAAAGTGGCACTAGCCCGCGCCATCATCTTTCAGCCTTCTCTATTGATTTTGGATGAACCAACCGCCAGTATAGACCCTGCTTCCACTTTAGTGTTGGAAAAAACCGTAAAAAATTTTTATAACAAAACAAAAGCTACTATCATTATTGTTACCCACAACCTACAACAGGCCAAAAGGTTATGTGATGACGTGGCTTTTATGCATAAAGGCAAAATCTTAGAATACGGCAAAACAGAAGATGTTATTCTTTTTTCTAAAAATCATTTGATACGACAATTCGTGGAGGGAGAAATCATTTTATAA
- a CDS encoding ABC transporter permease has protein sequence MREIVEGFRTAVELLLSFDKEIYDIILLSIYVSLVSTFLSTIIAVPIGIIIGAKDFPLKRLVVRFIYTMMSLPPVIVGLVVFLFISRRGPFGYLGIVFTPTAMIVAQIFLIAPIVAGIVYNGTKEKGEEIKKLAKTLGANRRSTLILLIKELRIIIFTGIVSGYGRAISEVGAVMVVGGNIKGHTRVMTTTIAMLRNQGDYATAIAIGLVLLFLSFIINSTLYHFQQGE, from the coding sequence ATGAGGGAAATCGTCGAAGGTTTTAGAACAGCTGTAGAATTATTGCTTTCATTCGATAAAGAAATATATGACATCATTCTATTATCTATCTATGTTTCTCTCGTCTCTACCTTCCTTTCTACCATCATAGCCGTCCCCATCGGGATCATAATTGGAGCAAAGGACTTCCCTCTTAAGAGGTTAGTAGTTCGCTTTATTTATACGATGATGAGCTTGCCTCCTGTCATCGTTGGTTTGGTGGTTTTTTTATTTATATCAAGACGAGGACCTTTTGGGTATTTGGGTATTGTTTTTACCCCCACCGCTATGATCGTGGCCCAAATCTTCTTGATTGCTCCTATCGTCGCTGGAATTGTATATAACGGTACAAAAGAAAAAGGAGAAGAAATAAAAAAGTTAGCTAAAACCTTAGGAGCTAATAGGAGGAGCACTTTAATTCTTTTAATTAAAGAGTTAAGAATTATCATTTTTACTGGTATCGTTTCAGGTTACGGTAGAGCAATTTCAGAAGTAGGTGCAGTTATGGTTGTAGGTGGAAATATTAAGGGACATACTAGAGTGATGACTACTACTATAGCCATGTTAAGAAACCAAGGGGATTATGCTACAGCCATTGCCATTGGTTTAGTGCTGTTATTTTTATCTTTTATTATCAACTCTACATTATATCATTTTCAACAGGGAGAATAA
- a CDS encoding ABC transporter substrate-binding protein produces MKVFKKLLSLALVCAMTLLLFVGCADRTQTSSDEPASVVDETQSMEETTIRLVDHLGRTVELPTPAQRVIGTHNPSMNMVVVLDGNGSRFAGFGNKDMAYGLYDLVAPEINEVTQIGKGKNINMETVMTVNPDLIVMPVRFKDMIDQLAEIGVPSIALDVEKFDSIKDGLILVGKAIGQDERAEELVTFFDKKISEISAVAEKVTEKPTVLMLSGSSKTSVSTDKMLQNLMVDTAGGVNVTAGFQAEELWTEVNIEQIIAWNPEVVYIPVYADYTVEDILKDPQWASISAIQNKKVFQFPSKLEPWDYPVAASLLGLCWTCYNLHPEHYSFEELMEDANEFYQIVYGQTFTAEQLGISK; encoded by the coding sequence ATGAAAGTTTTCAAAAAGCTTTTAAGCTTGGCTTTGGTGTGTGCAATGACTTTGTTGCTATTTGTGGGATGTGCTGATAGGACGCAAACCTCATCGGATGAACCCGCCTCAGTAGTTGATGAAACTCAGTCCATGGAGGAAACAACGATTCGTTTAGTTGATCATTTAGGCAGAACTGTAGAGCTGCCAACGCCTGCCCAACGGGTGATTGGTACTCACAATCCCAGTATGAACATGGTTGTTGTTTTGGATGGAAATGGTTCACGATTTGCAGGTTTTGGGAATAAGGATATGGCTTATGGTCTATATGACCTGGTTGCCCCTGAAATTAACGAAGTAACACAAATAGGTAAAGGTAAGAATATCAATATGGAAACGGTGATGACCGTTAACCCAGACCTTATAGTAATGCCAGTTCGTTTTAAGGATATGATTGATCAGCTTGCTGAAATTGGCGTTCCATCTATTGCTCTAGATGTTGAAAAATTTGATTCTATAAAAGACGGATTAATCCTAGTAGGGAAGGCAATTGGTCAAGATGAACGTGCAGAGGAACTGGTAACATTTTTTGATAAAAAGATTAGTGAAATCAGTGCGGTAGCAGAAAAGGTCACCGAGAAGCCAACAGTATTGATGCTATCAGGAAGCTCTAAAACATCAGTGAGCACAGATAAAATGCTGCAAAACCTTATGGTTGACACTGCTGGAGGTGTCAATGTAACCGCTGGTTTTCAGGCAGAGGAGCTATGGACGGAAGTGAATATTGAGCAGATTATTGCTTGGAACCCTGAGGTGGTCTACATCCCTGTTTATGCCGATTATACGGTGGAAGATATCTTAAAAGATCCCCAATGGGCAAGTATCTCTGCTATACAAAACAAAAAGGTCTTTCAATTTCCATCTAAATTAGAGCCATGGGATTATCCTGTTGCAGCCTCATTATTGGGTCTATGTTGGACATGCTATAACCTACACCCTGAACACTATTCCTTCGAGGAACTAATGGAAGATGCAAATGAATTTTATCAAATTGTATATGGACAGACCTTTACTGCTGAACAGCTTGGAATTTCAAAATAA
- a CDS encoding ABC transporter ATP-binding protein: MNIAVRDLGFSYPKGKEVFRELNFDITQGRILSILGPNGAGKSTLLGCIAGLYTPKTGDILLEGKSYRRMSQREIACAIGFVPQNIIPSFNYSVLDYIVTGCAPRMGVFQKPKAAEYERAWKAIQAMGLEHIAEQSFMKISGGERQQVAIARVMVQKPSIILLDEPTSHLDFGNQMKVLEMMQRLRDEGYGVVMTTHNPDHVLLLDDQVTVLDRNGKLTFGMSQEILDEEFLFNLYGRKLRLFEIDELGRRVCVPQGIS, encoded by the coding sequence ATGAATATTGCGGTACGGGACTTAGGATTTTCCTATCCTAAGGGGAAAGAGGTGTTTAGAGAACTGAATTTTGATATTACACAGGGGCGTATTCTCTCTATTTTAGGACCAAATGGAGCAGGTAAATCTACGTTGCTTGGCTGTATAGCAGGACTTTATACACCTAAAACAGGTGATATATTACTGGAGGGGAAAAGTTATCGAAGAATGTCTCAACGAGAAATTGCTTGTGCAATTGGATTTGTACCACAAAATATTATCCCCTCCTTCAACTACAGTGTGCTGGACTATATTGTCACTGGCTGTGCACCACGTATGGGAGTGTTTCAGAAGCCAAAGGCAGCGGAATACGAGAGGGCATGGAAAGCAATCCAAGCAATGGGGTTGGAACATATCGCAGAGCAATCTTTCATGAAAATCAGTGGTGGGGAACGTCAGCAGGTGGCAATTGCCCGGGTGATGGTGCAGAAACCCTCTATTATCCTGTTGGATGAACCTACCTCCCATCTAGATTTTGGCAATCAGATGAAGGTACTGGAGATGATGCAGCGGCTGAGGGATGAGGGGTATGGTGTAGTGATGACCACCCATAATCCTGATCATGTTCTTTTACTTGATGATCAGGTAACGGTATTAGATCGAAATGGAAAGCTCACTTTTGGAATGAGTCAGGAAATCCTGGATGAAGAATTTTTATTTAATCTGTATGGTAGAAAGTTGCGTTTGTTTGAAATTGATGAACTGGGACGGAGGGTATGTGTTCCACAGGGCATCAGCTAG
- a CDS encoding RIO1 family regulatory kinase/ATPase — MTLCKNKFQNITEIENAKIVERFYSKKNEVYKLPYFQEELHQSKYVVVKKYLLSKEKMKKEIDLLLLLKQEGLSVPEIYQQKSNYIIMEYIQGKTLLETIEERERNSALEKGKVYESNRALIESLIEWMEKFYAIAKFINKSETILGDVNLRNFIVGEDEKVYGIDFEDCREGEIQEDITRLCAYVLTYSPSFTPWKIQFSAELLYLFIKRFAMDEEMLIKKVEGEINAINIKRGKL; from the coding sequence AATGCTAAGATTGTAGAAAGGTTCTATAGTAAAAAAAATGAAGTTTACAAATTGCCCTACTTCCAAGAAGAGCTACATCAGTCAAAGTATGTGGTAGTAAAAAAATACCTTTTATCAAAGGAAAAAATGAAAAAAGAAATTGATCTTCTTCTTCTGTTGAAGCAAGAAGGTCTTTCTGTACCAGAAATTTATCAGCAAAAAAGCAATTATATTATCATGGAATATATTCAGGGAAAAACCCTGCTAGAAACCATAGAGGAAAGGGAAAGAAACAGTGCTTTGGAAAAGGGCAAAGTTTATGAATCCAACCGTGCTCTTATAGAGAGTTTAATAGAATGGATGGAAAAGTTTTATGCTATTGCTAAGTTTATCAATAAATCTGAGACTATTTTAGGAGATGTCAACTTAAGGAATTTTATCGTAGGAGAAGATGAAAAAGTATATGGGATTGACTTTGAAGATTGTAGAGAGGGAGAGATTCAAGAAGATATCACAAGACTTTGTGCTTATGTGCTAACCTATAGCCCTTCCTTCACCCCTTGGAAGATACAGTTTTCAGCAGAATTGTTATACCTATTCATAAAAAGGTTTGCTATGGATGAAGAAATGCTTATAAAAAAAGTGGAAGGAGAAATCAATGCTATAAACATCAAAAGGGGGAAGTTATAA